A region of Terriglobales bacterium DNA encodes the following proteins:
- a CDS encoding O-methyltransferase, translated as MNPITAESVENYLYAILPQRDEVLREMEAQAKQRDIPIIGPMVASFLYQLAQIAKAQTVFELGSAIGYSTIWWARAVGPNGRVVYTDSSQKNADEARRYFERAGVAARIDVRLGDALEILSEEKPGSYDIIFNDVDKEDYPRVLPLATERLRKGGLLITDNVLWSGYVADPNAKDDSTRAIQEFNRLLYASPDFFTTIVPMRDGVAIAQRK; from the coding sequence CGAATCCGTCGAAAACTATCTCTATGCGATCTTGCCCCAGCGCGACGAAGTCCTGCGCGAAATGGAGGCCCAGGCCAAACAACGCGATATCCCCATTATCGGCCCCATGGTGGCAAGTTTTTTGTATCAACTCGCGCAGATCGCCAAAGCGCAAACCGTCTTTGAACTCGGATCGGCCATTGGATACTCCACCATCTGGTGGGCGCGCGCCGTGGGCCCGAACGGCAGGGTGGTGTACACCGATAGCAGTCAGAAAAACGCCGATGAAGCCCGCCGTTACTTCGAGCGCGCGGGCGTAGCCGCCCGCATTGATGTCCGCCTCGGCGACGCGCTGGAAATTCTTTCGGAGGAGAAGCCGGGTTCCTACGACATTATCTTCAACGACGTGGATAAAGAAGATTATCCGCGCGTGCTGCCTCTGGCCACCGAACGCCTTCGCAAAGGCGGGTTGCTGATCACCGACAATGTGCTATGGAGTGGATACGTCGCTGACCCAAACGCGAAAGACGATTCCACCAGGGCGATCCAGGAATTCAACCGGCTCCTGTACGCCTCGCCCGATTTTTTCACCACCATCGTTCCCATGCGCGACGGCGTAGCCATCGCCCAGCGCAAGTAG